Proteins from a genomic interval of Mesobacillus sp. S13:
- a CDS encoding Mbeg1-like protein: protein MSINNLTEEEKNVLLMLSYYDLPTDKELDGKSIDTIWSVAKLQADPSKDSFKAIEAYMEAKYDGSNLKNLTLSGYQNHNPNTGNNSEVDSNSGFVGYAFKDNSGNATAVFRGSEPMGDMGHLRTDWTSNFEASMGVEITQQKEANAFYQKYLADTSGERLLLGHSKGGNLADYVFINNLDDNTKAYVINAAPLYWWSLSKKEQEALMGDRHYFIVYAYDPVSQLGKVPYVDKTVGLNEDYDIKKPFYPHSLTSSAGFDENGNYRVYENGQSFGRSVLNNMIFEDIFYGLSTSTPIKAYKAAYVVANAAKYVMHYTAIAMTAAAHLIREQTVKLVVGLAKAKRELEEKVNSFFTDLIAKASVKIGSFIDSLNGNNFPIEPYIKVDIPRLFYYANRLRSVQRRIAQLNDMIDDLYWEAGVAGLDNVLAADISTSFDFRIPESINYLNRTAELLQQNERYLAGKAGSIRG, encoded by the coding sequence ATGTCCATTAATAATCTGACTGAAGAGGAAAAGAATGTTTTATTAATGCTTTCATATTACGATTTGCCGACAGATAAAGAGTTGGATGGTAAATCAATTGATACTATTTGGTCAGTAGCCAAGCTGCAGGCAGATCCAAGCAAAGACAGCTTTAAGGCAATAGAGGCTTATATGGAAGCTAAATACGATGGTTCCAATTTAAAAAACCTCACACTTTCAGGATACCAAAACCACAACCCAAACACAGGTAATAATTCGGAAGTTGACTCCAACTCGGGCTTTGTAGGCTATGCGTTTAAGGATAATAGTGGCAATGCAACTGCAGTCTTCAGGGGCAGTGAGCCAATGGGGGATATGGGCCACCTAAGGACGGATTGGACCTCCAACTTTGAAGCTTCAATGGGAGTGGAAATAACGCAACAGAAGGAAGCCAATGCCTTCTATCAAAAATACCTAGCGGATACATCAGGTGAAAGGCTGCTGCTTGGCCATTCAAAGGGCGGTAACTTGGCGGATTATGTCTTCATTAACAACCTTGATGATAACACCAAGGCGTATGTAATAAATGCTGCTCCATTATATTGGTGGTCCTTATCAAAAAAGGAACAAGAGGCGTTAATGGGAGACCGCCATTATTTTATCGTGTATGCGTATGATCCAGTTTCACAGCTTGGCAAAGTGCCATATGTCGATAAGACGGTAGGCCTTAATGAAGATTATGATATTAAGAAGCCATTTTATCCCCACTCACTGACGAGTAGTGCTGGGTTTGATGAGAATGGAAATTATCGAGTATATGAGAACGGACAATCGTTTGGCAGGTCTGTTCTAAACAATATGATCTTTGAAGATATCTTTTATGGACTTTCTACCTCTACACCAATAAAGGCTTATAAGGCCGCTTACGTTGTCGCCAATGCAGCGAAGTATGTCATGCATTATACGGCAATAGCAATGACTGCAGCTGCCCATCTAATCAGGGAGCAGACAGTGAAGCTTGTCGTTGGCTTGGCAAAGGCAAAGAGGGAACTTGAGGAGAAGGTAAATTCATTTTTTACAGATCTTATTGCAAAGGCTTCTGTTAAAATCGGCAGTTTTATAGATAGCCTGAACGGCAACAACTTCCCAATCGAACCCTATATAAAAGTAGACATCCCAAGGCTGTTCTACTACGCAAACCGTCTGCGTTCGGTACAAAGGCGGATCGCACAGCTCAATGACATGATCGACGATTTGTATTGGGAGGCGGGGGTTGCCGGGTTGGATAATGTCCTGGCTGCTGATATCAGCACGTCGTTCGATTTCAGGATTCCGGAAAGCATCAATTATCTGAACAGGACCGCTGAACTTTTACAGCAGAATGAAAGGTATCTGGCCGGAAAAGCCGGTTCAATCAGGGGGTAA
- a CDS encoding protein kinase domain-containing protein, protein MKLIQIGTIIDDRYEILKEIGRGGMSVVYLAMDNRLNKSLVVKDIRKRSNSNNELLINSLVVEANMLKKLDHGSLPKIYDIIESEGDIYVVMDYIEGESLKERLKRDGKIPAKEVIEWAKQLSDVLGYLHTRKPYPIIYRDMKPDNVMLTPEGKIKLIDFGIAREFKTENLSDTTNLGTKGYAAPEQISGRQTDAKTDIYSLGITLYHLVTGKNLSEPPFEIRPIREWDPTLPEGLEHIIKKCTQAEPANRYQNCEELSYDLEHINRLTKGYKNMLIKKLAMFLVPAVLFLAFSTTSVLGYKGMKNEQFQDYMNLVNQASIALMDGEQTEAIKLLESATRVDNGRSEAYINLLDLYINRNQTDEGLAKLESYIQDEYGGVHKNNEVLFKMGMTYFDVKRDYNNALKYFQQVDEKELPDAKYYKSLATTMSSLNVDYTKFAGDLQEFHEYNDGLANDSKKIDNYNSLANIYISYKSQIPDANTQAIEIVQKAKDILAKLENEQLQFKYEMELEQKLAQAYYSRGVNSEDKASARDDYEQAIEHYNNLLDLNVADQEEVYVKIGVIYQEMSEFSRAVEHFRNTVLKKFPDSINANVKLGNLLLDIEQNKEEGNRNYTDAKKVYENVSTLPGAKDDEGYKKLTRRMENLNIL, encoded by the coding sequence ATGAAATTGATACAAATTGGAACCATCATTGATGACAGATATGAAATATTGAAGGAAATCGGACGCGGCGGAATGAGCGTCGTCTACCTGGCGATGGATAACCGGCTCAATAAGTCGCTCGTCGTCAAGGATATCCGCAAGCGCAGCAACAGCAACAACGAGCTGCTGATCAACAGCCTGGTCGTCGAGGCGAATATGCTGAAGAAGCTTGACCACGGTTCGCTGCCGAAAATCTATGACATCATCGAATCCGAGGGCGATATTTACGTGGTGATGGACTATATCGAGGGCGAGTCGCTGAAGGAGCGCCTCAAGCGCGACGGAAAAATCCCGGCAAAAGAGGTGATCGAATGGGCGAAACAGCTGAGCGATGTGCTTGGATACCTGCACACGAGGAAGCCATATCCCATCATTTACCGCGACATGAAGCCGGATAATGTCATGCTGACGCCAGAGGGAAAAATCAAGCTGATAGACTTCGGGATTGCGCGGGAATTCAAAACCGAGAATCTCTCTGACACTACGAATCTAGGAACGAAGGGGTATGCGGCACCTGAACAGATTTCCGGCAGACAGACGGATGCGAAAACCGATATTTATAGCTTGGGAATCACACTTTACCACCTCGTAACTGGGAAAAACTTGAGCGAGCCGCCATTTGAGATCAGACCAATCCGTGAATGGGACCCGACACTTCCAGAGGGCCTCGAGCATATCATCAAAAAATGCACTCAGGCCGAGCCGGCGAATCGTTATCAGAACTGCGAGGAGCTGAGTTATGACCTCGAGCACATCAACAGGCTGACGAAGGGTTACAAGAACATGCTAATCAAAAAACTGGCGATGTTCCTGGTTCCAGCGGTGCTGTTCCTGGCGTTCTCAACAACCTCTGTTCTCGGTTACAAAGGCATGAAAAATGAGCAGTTCCAGGATTATATGAATCTAGTCAATCAGGCGAGCATCGCATTGATGGACGGAGAGCAGACCGAGGCAATCAAGCTGCTCGAAAGCGCAACCCGTGTCGACAACGGGCGTTCGGAGGCTTATATCAATCTGCTTGATTTATATATTAATAGAAACCAGACAGACGAAGGGCTCGCCAAGCTGGAATCATATATACAGGATGAATACGGTGGAGTCCATAAGAATAACGAAGTTCTTTTCAAAATGGGGATGACCTATTTCGATGTAAAAAGGGACTATAACAACGCGTTAAAATACTTCCAGCAGGTGGATGAAAAAGAACTGCCGGATGCTAAATACTACAAGTCGCTGGCAACGACGATGAGCAGCCTGAATGTGGACTATACGAAGTTTGCCGGAGACCTTCAGGAGTTCCACGAGTACAATGATGGACTTGCCAATGACAGTAAAAAAATTGATAACTATAACTCTCTAGCTAATATCTATATTTCTTATAAGAGCCAGATTCCTGACGCGAACACCCAGGCGATCGAGATTGTCCAGAAGGCAAAGGACATCCTGGCAAAGCTTGAAAACGAACAGCTCCAGTTCAAATACGAGATGGAATTAGAACAGAAGCTTGCCCAGGCTTATTACAGCCGCGGCGTGAATTCCGAGGACAAAGCGAGTGCCCGCGATGATTACGAACAGGCAATCGAACATTACAACAACCTCCTTGATTTGAACGTCGCAGACCAGGAAGAGGTCTATGTCAAAATTGGCGTCATCTATCAGGAAATGAGTGAATTCTCTCGTGCAGTCGAGCACTTCCGGAACACGGTGCTGAAAAAATTCCCTGACAGCATCAACGCTAATGTAAAGCTCGGCAATCTCCTCCTAGACATCGAACAGAACAAAGAAGAAGGCAATCGGAACTACACCGATGCAAAAAAAGTTTATGAAAATGTAAGCACCCTGCCAGGTGCCAAAGACGACGAAGGATACAAAAAACTCACCAGACGCATGGAAAACTTGAATATTCTCTAG
- a CDS encoding WXG100 family type VII secretion target, producing the protein MARSITVEPAKLETTANKIDQQAADYERNYKALFSEVEAMAAAWQGADNQAYTAQIKGFMDDFNKMTQLMRQYSEFLKMSAKTYRDTQSEVINQAKRLSN; encoded by the coding sequence ATGGCAAGATCGATCACTGTTGAACCAGCAAAGCTTGAAACGACTGCTAACAAGATTGACCAGCAGGCAGCTGACTACGAAAGAAATTACAAAGCTCTTTTCAGCGAAGTCGAAGCGATGGCGGCTGCTTGGCAGGGTGCCGACAACCAGGCATACACTGCACAAATCAAAGGCTTCATGGACGACTTCAACAAAATGACTCAGTTGATGAGACAGTACTCAGAGTTCCTGAAGATGAGCGCGAAGACATACCGCGACACTCAGAGCGAGGTCATTAACCAGGCTAAGAGATTGAGCAACTAA
- a CDS encoding pore-forming ESAT-6 family protein, giving the protein MAGDGIKISLGEVSKTAGQIRNLNQQLSTRLEEIKKDMNALSSSWNSDASNTIRGNFNSLAPRFEEYRQVVDSYAKFLDNTVTNYNTAETAINNNASSFK; this is encoded by the coding sequence TTGGCAGGAGATGGAATCAAAATCTCGCTCGGCGAGGTTAGCAAAACGGCGGGCCAAATCCGCAACTTGAACCAGCAATTATCCACTAGATTGGAAGAAATCAAGAAGGACATGAACGCACTATCGTCATCTTGGAACTCAGACGCTTCCAACACAATCCGCGGCAACTTCAACTCACTGGCACCACGATTTGAAGAATATCGCCAGGTCGTCGACAGCTACGCCAAGTTCTTGGATAACACTGTCACAAACTACAACACTGCAGAAACAGCGATCAACAATAACGCCAGCTCTTTTAAATAA
- a CDS encoding PP2C family protein-serine/threonine phosphatase, whose product MAFQVAYHTDIGIKKKTNQDGLLLKSAKTPEGEIGLFIICDGMGGLSHGELASATVIRGMSDWFNQDLPELLEGGIAENEISVKLEERVRELNLKILEYGEASNIKLGTTITALLILHKQYFILQIGDSRAYSINDRLVKLTEDQTLVERELKRGNITAEQARIDPRRNVLLQCVGATKDISIVITSGEVENELMFMLCTDGFYHEIRDEEMLTHLNPQSFTEEKHMKEKLIELVELAKERQETDNISILLAKRDMGRVLASQ is encoded by the coding sequence ATGGCATTTCAAGTGGCCTATCATACCGACATAGGAATCAAGAAGAAAACGAATCAGGATGGACTGTTGCTGAAAAGTGCAAAGACTCCTGAAGGTGAAATCGGCCTGTTTATCATTTGCGATGGCATGGGGGGCCTATCCCACGGGGAGCTTGCAAGCGCAACGGTAATCAGAGGAATGTCTGACTGGTTCAATCAAGATTTGCCAGAATTGCTGGAAGGCGGCATCGCTGAAAACGAAATTTCCGTCAAGCTTGAGGAACGTGTCCGCGAGCTGAACCTGAAAATCCTTGAATATGGCGAGGCTTCGAACATCAAGCTGGGGACAACGATTACAGCTTTGCTGATCCTCCACAAGCAGTATTTTATTCTTCAGATTGGTGACAGCAGGGCTTACAGCATCAACGATAGACTTGTCAAACTGACCGAAGACCAGACACTCGTCGAACGCGAGCTGAAGCGCGGTAATATTACCGCCGAACAGGCGAGGATTGACCCGAGGCGGAATGTGCTGCTCCAGTGCGTTGGCGCAACAAAGGACATCAGCATCGTCATCACGTCAGGCGAAGTCGAAAACGAATTAATGTTTATGCTCTGCACCGACGGCTTTTATCACGAAATCAGAGACGAGGAAATGCTCACACACCTGAACCCGCAGTCTTTTACCGAAGAAAAACACATGAAAGAAAAGCTCATTGAACTAGTCGAGCTAGCAAAAGAACGCCAGGAAACAGACAATATCTCGATTTTGCTGGCAAAACGGGACATGGGGAGAGTTCTCGCGTCCCAATAA
- a CDS encoding Ig-like domain-containing protein: MMEPRRKKKTSRKWAIAIPVILVLISSILVFNGRVLSNLWGVSRNVEFDGQTWNMLSGSFNQNWMTNKENIIFTIDLSDDFANASLTPPAERPFNVLAAHDGNQVNGITYKEVGGDQFAGKYTVNVPFSGEGRLDLQVELLENEAWGIKSNVHAFSITRDATAPKVTLAGITDGELSTKEVIVDVEVTEKHFTSNDVIVTATRNGKDYTNLPAWKNTAETSKNSYSFSQEGEYILSVKAEDGVGNASPEKKVSFSIRTKGPVLSVLHSGEQLSGEEVTNAKQLDLKLTSGISLGTATVAIFKDGKELETKDMTVSGWEATLSYPVPADGQYEFRVWAKESHRNGQEYNLTPFKFVADQTSPTLTLDGVSDGQDYDAAREITATVEDVHHSTASLEVTRKDITGKETTSPVTLNKGKATFKAEEDGEYTITLAATDGAGNSAEKSLRFKIDQSKPAISLSEDVNGKYFNTDKDLTIEVSDITLDLTKTALTVKKDTENYVIGLLEKLANLFKAQVKHTFTQEGKYEISLSSTDGLGHSDSIEPVTFTIDKTAPQLTVENIVKTEEQTDGPPKESRDLKISVSDTNMDWEQTKIHVTRNDAEFLNITGKDVEGTHSFTEDGNYIVNIESTDKAGNTTKHDEIKFTIDNTKPELKIFGVEHNGHYPKLENLEISIQDLTFLLSKTELVVKKDGEDFNIGDGKWNESLTPGGLRKAIRKLSFTEEGDYEISLTSTDFLGFENSLGPVKFTIDYTAPVVEAKGIADGAFIQKGNSVTIKVKEHNFKFNDVDIAVVKDGETYSIGEWKNTAEDSALSHQFDEDGDYELSVKAKDKAGNEAEEQKLHFTVDNVKPEVKVTGVTDGKYYNGSREVNIAVEERNFANNKVDLKVTRKVEVDGVKMNYSIGEWKNVAKRSELGYKFEKDGDYEITVSSKDAAGNEAAEQKILFTIDQVEPELSITGVEDDHNYRTNKPVNIRISDRNVDLSQTKLNVSRNGKTYSIGAPVLSGKTAAVKNFTFKEEGSYVINLDTTDKAGNKKKHDQIAFIIDKTNPVVKIDGVEDNSFNPSGKNVTISIDELNFATNNVDVSATKDGSNFKIGTWKNTGKLSKLGYNFTQDGLYTILATATDKAGNGPVTKKMTFTVDKVKPAIEIKGVENNAYYNVDKQVSVAIRDVNLDINKITVTRNGAGYGVGGFAVRNGVASLSHNFSKEGDYSILVEATDKAGNSFSSTVKFTIDKTKPVITPKFKGENRVIKNGEFINKVFTPEFALDESEDMIVSATLNNGPNLGRNVPVAAREMKYTYKVLARDKAGNETSLEISFTLDTTKPKLDISGVLDGFFNKDIAPKVTYSDIHLDSSKTSVTLNGKPFKNGTKLEYEQDYILKAVVTDLAENVTTRTIVFTIDKTSPVIKFKEPISNKYFNTDLLPQLLIEDMSAYDIIAMMLDGKPYEAGDHIKEEGKHVMFFEVKDKAGNIQQLSVEFIIDKTAPKVVVEGVKEKEKYYDPVEITIRLDNPNDTLKSVEINGELFKGDVIEENGYQVIKTKLAEIKPYKIKVTAYDDAGNEKSKVISFEIVKKGALVKFVENKPLLGGTLAGAIGLIAAAATVLVRRRKVKVEEE; encoded by the coding sequence ATGATGGAACCAAGACGCAAGAAAAAAACGAGCAGGAAATGGGCCATTGCCATACCTGTTATCCTTGTTTTGATCTCATCCATCCTGGTTTTTAATGGCCGGGTGCTTTCAAACCTATGGGGTGTGAGCAGGAATGTCGAGTTCGATGGCCAGACGTGGAATATGCTTTCGGGTTCTTTCAATCAGAACTGGATGACGAACAAAGAGAACATCATTTTTACAATCGACCTTAGCGATGATTTTGCGAACGCGTCGCTGACCCCTCCGGCAGAGCGGCCGTTCAATGTGTTGGCTGCACATGATGGAAATCAGGTCAACGGGATTACATACAAGGAAGTCGGCGGTGACCAATTTGCCGGCAAGTATACGGTAAATGTTCCGTTCAGTGGCGAAGGCCGTCTGGATCTTCAGGTTGAACTGCTTGAAAACGAAGCGTGGGGCATAAAGTCTAATGTCCATGCATTCAGCATTACTAGAGATGCCACAGCTCCGAAAGTTACACTAGCGGGAATCACTGACGGCGAGCTGTCCACTAAAGAAGTTATTGTGGATGTGGAAGTGACGGAAAAGCATTTTACAAGCAATGATGTTATTGTTACCGCAACAAGGAATGGAAAGGATTACACAAACCTGCCTGCTTGGAAAAATACAGCCGAAACCTCGAAGAACTCGTATTCTTTTTCCCAGGAAGGCGAGTACATCCTATCTGTTAAAGCTGAGGACGGCGTAGGCAATGCCAGTCCTGAAAAAAAGGTCTCTTTTTCAATCCGCACTAAAGGCCCTGTGCTGTCGGTATTACACAGCGGGGAGCAGCTTTCCGGGGAAGAAGTGACAAATGCGAAACAGCTTGATCTTAAATTGACAAGCGGAATTTCGCTCGGCACGGCAACGGTGGCCATTTTTAAAGACGGAAAGGAACTTGAAACAAAGGATATGACGGTGTCTGGATGGGAAGCAACGCTTAGCTATCCAGTACCAGCAGATGGCCAATACGAATTCCGGGTGTGGGCGAAGGAAAGCCATAGAAATGGGCAGGAATACAATCTAACACCTTTCAAGTTCGTTGCTGACCAGACGTCACCAACACTGACACTCGATGGGGTGAGTGACGGGCAGGATTATGATGCTGCCAGGGAAATTACAGCGACTGTTGAGGATGTCCACCACAGCACAGCAAGTCTTGAGGTGACGAGGAAGGATATCACTGGAAAAGAAACAACAAGTCCAGTAACCCTCAATAAAGGGAAGGCAACTTTTAAAGCGGAAGAGGATGGAGAATATACGATTACATTGGCAGCAACCGATGGGGCAGGAAACTCTGCGGAAAAATCGCTGCGCTTCAAAATTGACCAGTCGAAGCCTGCAATCAGTCTTTCCGAAGATGTAAACGGAAAGTATTTCAACACTGACAAGGATTTGACAATCGAAGTCTCTGATATCACGCTCGACCTGACAAAGACAGCGTTGACAGTGAAAAAAGACACTGAGAATTATGTGATTGGATTACTTGAAAAACTTGCAAACCTGTTCAAGGCGCAGGTAAAACACACCTTTACACAAGAAGGGAAATATGAGATCAGCTTGAGCTCAACGGATGGTCTTGGCCATTCAGACTCGATTGAACCTGTGACTTTCACAATTGATAAAACAGCTCCACAGTTAACGGTTGAAAACATCGTGAAAACAGAAGAACAGACAGATGGGCCTCCAAAAGAATCACGTGATCTGAAAATCAGCGTCAGCGATACGAATATGGACTGGGAGCAAACAAAAATTCATGTGACGAGGAATGACGCTGAATTCTTGAACATAACAGGAAAAGATGTGGAAGGCACGCACTCGTTCACCGAGGATGGCAACTATATTGTCAACATCGAGTCCACGGATAAGGCGGGCAATACAACAAAGCATGATGAGATCAAATTCACGATCGACAACACAAAACCTGAACTGAAGATTTTCGGCGTTGAGCATAACGGACACTATCCAAAGCTTGAAAATCTTGAAATCTCGATCCAGGATTTGACCTTCCTTCTGAGCAAGACGGAACTTGTTGTTAAGAAGGATGGGGAAGACTTCAATATCGGGGATGGAAAGTGGAATGAATCCTTGACTCCTGGCGGTTTGAGAAAAGCGATCCGCAAGCTGAGCTTCACCGAAGAGGGTGATTATGAAATCAGCCTGACATCAACGGATTTCCTCGGCTTTGAAAACTCACTGGGACCTGTAAAGTTCACGATTGACTATACAGCTCCAGTAGTCGAAGCAAAAGGTATTGCAGACGGAGCGTTTATCCAAAAGGGCAATAGTGTAACGATCAAGGTTAAAGAGCATAATTTCAAATTCAATGACGTTGATATTGCTGTTGTAAAAGATGGTGAGACCTACTCAATCGGTGAGTGGAAAAATACCGCGGAAGATTCTGCACTGAGCCATCAGTTCGATGAGGATGGCGATTACGAACTCAGCGTCAAAGCAAAAGATAAGGCTGGCAATGAAGCAGAAGAACAGAAGCTTCATTTTACAGTCGATAATGTAAAACCTGAAGTCAAGGTTACTGGCGTAACTGACGGCAAGTACTACAATGGCAGCCGGGAAGTGAATATCGCAGTCGAAGAACGGAATTTTGCGAATAACAAGGTGGATTTGAAAGTTACGCGCAAGGTTGAAGTGGATGGAGTGAAGATGAACTACTCCATTGGCGAATGGAAAAATGTCGCGAAACGATCAGAATTGGGATATAAATTCGAGAAGGACGGCGATTACGAAATCACTGTAAGCTCGAAGGATGCTGCAGGAAATGAAGCGGCTGAGCAAAAAATTCTTTTCACGATTGACCAGGTGGAACCGGAACTGAGCATCACCGGCGTGGAAGATGACCATAACTACCGGACAAACAAACCGGTGAATATCAGGATTTCCGACCGCAATGTTGACCTATCGCAAACGAAATTGAATGTGAGCCGAAATGGCAAGACATACAGCATTGGCGCACCAGTGCTGTCAGGGAAAACGGCTGCAGTCAAGAATTTTACATTCAAGGAAGAAGGCAGCTATGTCATCAACCTGGATACGACAGATAAGGCAGGCAATAAAAAGAAACATGACCAGATTGCCTTCATTATCGATAAGACGAACCCGGTAGTCAAAATCGATGGTGTTGAAGATAACTCATTCAACCCATCCGGTAAAAATGTAACCATTTCTATTGATGAGCTTAACTTTGCCACAAACAATGTGGATGTCTCAGCAACAAAAGATGGTTCGAACTTCAAAATCGGCACTTGGAAAAACACTGGCAAGCTTTCGAAGCTGGGCTACAATTTTACACAGGATGGCTTATACACAATTCTTGCGACTGCAACGGATAAAGCAGGCAATGGCCCTGTTACGAAGAAAATGACCTTCACAGTCGACAAGGTAAAGCCGGCGATTGAAATTAAAGGTGTCGAGAATAATGCTTATTATAATGTTGATAAACAGGTCAGCGTTGCCATCAGGGACGTGAATCTGGATATCAACAAGATTACTGTTACAAGGAATGGAGCTGGCTACGGTGTTGGCGGTTTCGCTGTCAGAAATGGCGTCGCATCCCTGAGTCATAATTTCAGCAAGGAAGGCGATTATTCAATCCTTGTGGAGGCGACTGACAAGGCGGGCAACAGCTTCAGCAGCACGGTGAAATTCACGATCGACAAGACTAAACCGGTAATCACGCCGAAATTCAAAGGCGAAAACCGGGTGATCAAGAACGGTGAGTTCATCAATAAAGTGTTCACTCCAGAGTTTGCGCTTGATGAGTCAGAGGACATGATTGTCTCTGCTACATTGAACAATGGTCCGAACCTGGGACGTAATGTTCCGGTTGCTGCCAGGGAAATGAAATACACATACAAGGTCCTGGCACGCGATAAGGCAGGCAATGAAACATCGCTCGAAATCAGCTTCACACTTGATACAACAAAACCGAAGCTTGATATTTCCGGCGTGCTCGATGGATTCTTCAACAAAGACATCGCGCCAAAAGTGACGTATTCAGATATTCATTTAGACTCCAGCAAAACATCCGTCACTCTGAACGGCAAGCCTTTTAAAAATGGAACAAAGCTTGAGTATGAACAGGATTATATCCTTAAAGCTGTAGTCACAGATTTGGCTGAAAACGTGACAACAAGGACAATCGTCTTTACGATCGACAAAACGTCCCCTGTCATCAAGTTCAAAGAGCCAATCTCGAACAAGTACTTCAATACAGACCTGCTGCCGCAGCTGCTCATCGAGGATATGAGCGCTTATGACATCATTGCGATGATGCTTGACGGAAAGCCATATGAAGCTGGCGATCACATCAAGGAAGAAGGTAAGCACGTCATGTTCTTCGAGGTAAAGGATAAGGCAGGCAATATCCAACAGCTGAGCGTCGAGTTCATCATCGACAAGACGGCGCCGAAAGTTGTTGTTGAAGGGGTAAAAGAAAAAGAGAAATACTATGATCCAGTAGAAATCACCATCCGCCTGGATAATCCAAATGACACCCTGAAATCAGTCGAGATTAACGGTGAGCTGTTCAAAGGTGATGTCATCGAGGAAAACGGCTACCAGGTGATCAAAACAAAACTGGCAGAAATCAAGCCATACAAAATCAAAGTAACGGCCTATGATGATGCTGGAAATGAGAAAAGCAAAGTCATTTCATTTGAAATCGTCAAAAAAGGCGCGCTAGTAAAGTTTGTTGAAAACAAGCCTTTACTGGGAGGCACACTAGCAGGTGCCATCGGCCTGATCGCGGCAGCAGCGACAGTTTTAGTTCGCAGACGCAAGGTGAAGGTTGAGGAAGAATAA
- a CDS encoding FHA domain-containing protein, whose translation MIKQVEFKLESYGISKFLYYHAASKADIDGGQVELLRASRVPGILTCNAILEGDNCFLRYDMISDNTLELLNSTPATKERLFNCFLNIAETLVDAQASGHDIENFVFSQREIFIDNFSNRLVFINLPVKNNIFEKVSLKDFLRELLLSAPYEETDDAAFFIKLHNYLVQTEDVTPEYLLEKMNELAGEETLIRQPYKMPEKSKKAEAAPAIKAEEEILTEEPELETPSINPNFYSPGSEVHTMKTSVDNGVMTSEYTSQKKDVKTGRKLEIEEEVNYKRITRAELGENNALLKEASALCSGTSINIQPAIASSSEQEDGGTTVLGVMADEDEGTTTLGHSIRRPFLLAVSKNEKITIAKDFFKIGRDPMRADFASENKVIGRVHAHVIVSNGEYFLEDNHSTNGSFVNGVKVSPKEKVKIKHEDKIKLANEEFIFMLY comes from the coding sequence ATGATCAAACAGGTGGAATTTAAACTGGAAAGCTACGGGATCTCGAAATTCCTTTATTATCATGCTGCCAGCAAGGCGGATATCGACGGCGGCCAGGTGGAGCTGCTAAGGGCGAGCCGAGTTCCGGGAATCCTGACATGCAATGCTATTTTAGAAGGGGATAACTGCTTTCTTCGTTATGACATGATTTCCGATAACACGCTGGAGTTGCTGAATTCCACGCCGGCGACGAAGGAACGTCTTTTCAACTGCTTCCTGAATATTGCCGAAACGCTGGTGGATGCCCAAGCGAGCGGCCACGATATTGAAAATTTCGTGTTCAGCCAGCGTGAGATCTTTATTGATAATTTTTCAAACAGATTAGTTTTTATCAACCTTCCTGTAAAAAATAATATTTTTGAAAAGGTATCACTTAAAGACTTTCTGCGTGAATTGCTGCTTTCGGCGCCTTACGAAGAAACGGATGATGCCGCGTTCTTCATCAAGCTACATAACTACCTGGTACAAACGGAGGACGTAACGCCAGAATACCTGCTGGAAAAAATGAATGAGCTGGCTGGTGAGGAAACACTGATACGCCAGCCTTACAAAATGCCGGAAAAATCAAAAAAGGCAGAGGCGGCTCCAGCAATCAAAGCGGAGGAAGAGATCCTGACGGAAGAACCAGAGCTTGAAACACCATCCATCAACCCGAATTTCTACAGCCCGGGCAGCGAGGTTCACACCATGAAGACGAGTGTCGACAATGGGGTGATGACTTCTGAATATACAAGCCAGAAGAAGGATGTAAAAACGGGCCGCAAGCTCGAAATTGAGGAAGAGGTTAACTATAAGCGGATCACCAGAGCTGAGCTTGGTGAAAATAACGCTTTGTTAAAAGAGGCGTCGGCACTCTGCAGCGGTACATCAATCAATATCCAGCCAGCCATAGCCAGCAGCAGTGAACAAGAGGATGGAGGCACTACCGTACTTGGTGTAATGGCGGATGAGGATGAGGGGACGACTACTCTTGGACATTCAATCCGCAGACCATTTTTATTGGCTGTTTCCAAGAACGAAAAAATCACGATTGCCAAGGACTTTTTCAAAATTGGCCGAGATCCGATGAGAGCGGACTTTGCATCGGAAAATAAAGTGATTGGCCGAGTCCACGCCCATGTAATTGTATCTAACGGCGAATATTTCCTGGAAGACAATCATTCTACCAACGGAAGTTTCGTGAATGGTGTGAAGGTATCGCCAAAGGAAAAAGTAAAAATCAAGCATGAAGATAAAATCAAGCTCGCGAACGAGGAATTCATTTTCATGCTTTATTGA